One Scyliorhinus canicula chromosome 14, sScyCan1.1, whole genome shotgun sequence genomic region harbors:
- the LOC119977192 gene encoding uncharacterized protein LOC119977192 isoform X2 encodes MGAAILAATIFEIRHVDRRRRPSCDSGRPFCEFDSDGPQLGAITLDQSRPKHLRNSMMWVQVNGNDTPCLFDSGSTESFIHPDTTACQTKCQKPDCCFALYSLKVQKLHTNSGDLC; translated from the exons atgggagccgccatcttggcggcgACCATCTTCGAAATCCGACATGTCGACCGGCGGCGGcgaccatcttgtgactccgggcggccattttgtgagtttgaCTCTGACGGCccacaactaggagcgatcacactcgatcaatcgcggccaaagcacctgcggaactcgatGATGTGGGTTCAAGTCAACGGcaacgacactccctgcctattcgactctgggagcacggagagctttatccatccagacacg ACTGCCTGCCAGACCAAATGCCAGAAACCTGACTGCTGCTTCGCACTTTACTCATTGAAAGTTCAAAAACTTCACACCAATTCAGGAGATCTGTGTTAG